The proteins below are encoded in one region of Caulobacter henricii:
- a CDS encoding phosphoglycerate kinase, whose translation MTFRTLDTADLAGKTALVRVDFNVPVEGGKITDDTRLRSALPTIQYLTGKGAKVALLAHFDRPKGKVVPEMSLAFVAAPLAALLGAPVAFSADCIGDEAAKTIAALPAGGVALLENVRFHAGEEKNDPAFAAQMAALGDLYVNDAFSAAHRAHASTEALARALPSYPGLAMQRELEALDSALGNPQKPVIGIVGGSKVSTKLDLLNNLVAKLDRLAIGGGMANTFLYAQGHDVGGSLCEKDLADTARQIIEKAKAAGCELLLPVDVVVAKKVAPGVDAETRALADVQPDDLILDAGPETAKRLLAAMDASKTLIWNGPLGVFEVPPFDEATVAAAKHAAQLAKSGKIVAVAGGGDTVSALNHAGVVGDMTFVSTAGGAFLEWMEGKDLPGVSALNT comes from the coding sequence ATGACCTTCCGCACCCTCGACACCGCCGATCTCGCCGGCAAGACCGCCCTGGTCCGCGTGGACTTCAACGTGCCCGTCGAGGGCGGCAAGATCACGGACGACACCCGCCTGCGCTCGGCCCTGCCGACCATCCAGTACCTGACCGGCAAGGGCGCCAAGGTGGCGCTGCTGGCCCACTTCGACCGGCCCAAGGGCAAGGTGGTTCCCGAGATGAGCCTGGCCTTTGTGGCCGCGCCCCTGGCCGCCCTGCTGGGCGCGCCGGTCGCCTTCTCCGCCGACTGCATCGGCGATGAAGCCGCCAAGACCATCGCGGCCCTGCCGGCCGGCGGCGTCGCCCTGCTAGAGAACGTCCGCTTCCACGCGGGCGAAGAGAAGAATGATCCGGCCTTCGCCGCGCAGATGGCCGCTCTGGGCGACCTCTATGTCAACGACGCCTTCAGCGCCGCTCACCGCGCCCATGCTTCCACCGAAGCCCTGGCCCGCGCCCTGCCGTCTTATCCGGGCCTGGCCATGCAGCGCGAGCTGGAAGCCCTCGACTCGGCCCTGGGCAATCCGCAGAAGCCGGTGATCGGCATTGTCGGCGGCTCCAAGGTCTCGACCAAGCTTGATCTGCTCAACAATCTGGTCGCCAAGCTGGATCGCCTGGCGATCGGCGGCGGCATGGCCAACACCTTCCTCTACGCCCAGGGCCACGATGTCGGCGGTTCGCTGTGCGAGAAGGACCTGGCCGACACGGCGCGCCAGATCATCGAAAAGGCCAAGGCCGCCGGCTGCGAACTGCTGCTGCCGGTCGACGTGGTGGTGGCCAAGAAGGTCGCTCCCGGCGTCGACGCCGAGACCCGCGCCCTTGCCGACGTGCAGCCTGACGACCTGATCCTCGACGCCGGCCCCGAGACCGCCAAGCGCCTGCTGGCCGCCATGGACGCCAGCAAGACCCTGATCTGGAACGGCCCGCTGGGCGTGTTCGAGGTACCGCCGTTCGACGAAGCGACCGTTGCGGCGGCGAAACATGCCGCTCAGCTGGCAAAATCGGGTAAGATCGTGGCCGTGGCCGGCGGCGGTGATACGGTGTCGGCGCTGAATCACGCCGGTGTCGTGGGCGATATGACCTTCGTCTCGACTGCCGGCGGCGCATTTCTTGAGTGGATGGAGGGCAAGGACCTGCCCGGTGTCTCGGCTTTGAACACCTAG
- the fba gene encoding class II fructose-bisphosphate aldolase (catalyzes the reversible aldol condensation of dihydroxyacetonephosphate and glyceraldehyde 3-phosphate in the Calvin cycle, glycolysis, and/or gluconeogenesis) — protein MARITLRQLLDHAAEHEYGLPAFNINNMEQGLAIMEAADAVNSPVIIQASRGARSYANDIMLARMIDALAEIYPHIPVCMHQDHGNGPATCATAIQYGFTSVMMDGSLMEDAKTPASYEYNVEVTRKVVQMAHSCGVSVEGELGVLGSLESGMGEAEDGHGFEGVLSHDELLTDPDQAVDFVGQTGVDALAIAMGTSHGAYKFTRKPDGDVLAMNVIEEIHRRLPNTHLVMHGSSSVPQDLQDIINQYGGEMPQTWGVPVEEIQRGIKHGVRKINVDTDNRMAMTGAIRKILAEKPGEFDPRAYLKPAKEAMRKVCQARFVEFGSAGHADKIKALSTATMARRYASGELHAKFGASTGKVAAE, from the coding sequence GTGGCGAGGATCACGCTTAGGCAGTTGCTGGACCATGCGGCGGAGCATGAGTACGGGCTGCCGGCCTTCAATATCAACAATATGGAACAGGGTCTGGCGATCATGGAGGCGGCCGACGCCGTCAATTCGCCGGTCATCATCCAGGCTTCGCGCGGTGCGCGGTCCTATGCCAACGACATCATGCTGGCCCGCATGATCGACGCCCTGGCCGAGATCTACCCGCATATTCCGGTGTGCATGCACCAGGACCACGGCAACGGCCCGGCGACCTGCGCCACGGCGATCCAGTACGGCTTCACCTCGGTGATGATGGACGGCTCGCTGATGGAAGACGCCAAGACCCCGGCCTCCTACGAGTACAATGTCGAGGTCACCCGCAAGGTGGTCCAGATGGCCCACAGCTGCGGCGTCTCGGTCGAGGGCGAGCTGGGCGTGCTCGGGTCGCTGGAAAGCGGCATGGGCGAAGCCGAGGACGGCCACGGCTTCGAGGGCGTGCTGAGCCATGACGAGCTGCTGACCGATCCCGACCAGGCGGTCGACTTCGTCGGCCAGACCGGCGTCGACGCCCTGGCCATCGCCATGGGCACCAGCCACGGGGCCTACAAGTTCACGCGCAAGCCGGACGGCGACGTCCTGGCCATGAACGTGATCGAGGAAATCCATCGCCGCCTGCCCAACACCCACCTGGTGATGCACGGCTCCAGCTCGGTTCCGCAGGACCTGCAGGACATCATCAACCAGTACGGCGGCGAGATGCCCCAGACCTGGGGCGTGCCGGTCGAAGAGATCCAGCGCGGCATCAAGCACGGTGTCCGCAAGATCAATGTCGACACCGACAACCGGATGGCCATGACCGGCGCGATCCGCAAGATCCTGGCCGAAAAGCCCGGTGAGTTCGATCCGCGCGCCTATTTGAAGCCGGCCAAGGAAGCCATGCGCAAGGTCTGCCAGGCGCGCTTCGTCGAGTTCGGCTCGGCCGGCCACGCCGACAAGATCAAGGCGCTGTCGACCGCGACCATGGCCAGGCGTTACGCTTCGGGCGAACTGCACGCAAAGTTCGGCGCCTCGACCGGCAAGGTCGCGGCCGAATAG
- a CDS encoding NrsF family protein, producing the protein MLDDLLIPGVESLQATPAWSTGTLHLRLLEVAAAGALAALLLVLFWLQLRPDFRVAIGQPFFWIKALYTVALAAIALVAATAAARPGAALWPACLTGVAVLGAMVLSAALEAPGLGRAMMAHIFDPTGARNCLTYVVILAAPMLLVAGLGLRRVELERPGLTGLFVGLFCGSVSASIYGGHCQDSTYLFVVLWFSLGVALCGVIGAVGLKLIHTSAQTDPLLADPA; encoded by the coding sequence ATGCTAGACGACCTCCTCATCCCCGGGGTCGAGTCGCTGCAGGCCACCCCTGCATGGTCGACGGGGACTCTTCATCTTCGCCTTCTGGAAGTCGCAGCGGCCGGGGCCCTGGCGGCCCTGCTGCTGGTGCTGTTCTGGCTGCAGCTGCGGCCGGATTTCCGGGTCGCGATCGGTCAGCCGTTCTTCTGGATCAAGGCGCTTTACACGGTGGCGCTCGCTGCCATCGCCCTTGTCGCCGCGACGGCGGCGGCCCGACCGGGGGCGGCGCTGTGGCCTGCCTGCCTGACGGGCGTTGCGGTGCTCGGGGCCATGGTCCTGTCAGCAGCTCTGGAGGCTCCCGGTCTGGGCAGGGCGATGATGGCCCACATCTTCGATCCGACGGGAGCAAGAAACTGCCTGACCTATGTCGTCATCCTGGCCGCTCCCATGCTGCTGGTGGCCGGGCTAGGCCTAAGGCGGGTCGAGCTGGAGCGGCCCGGCCTGACCGGACTGTTTGTCGGCCTGTTCTGCGGGTCAGTCTCGGCTAGCATCTATGGCGGACACTGCCAGGACTCGACCTACCTGTTTGTCGTCCTCTGGTTCAGCCTCGGCGTGGCCCTTTGCGGCGTGATCGGGGCGGTCGGGCTCAAGCTGATCCACACAAGCGCGCAGACGGATCCCCTGCTCGCCGATCCCGCCTGA
- a CDS encoding NrsF family protein, translating to MRTDDLIDALAADAGPPPGAPPAGRFGLLAGLGALLALFGVLAWLKVRPDLMQVMHGSFFWLKAGYTGALGLAGFLAVERLARPTGSPRRGLLLGLIVLIAFGLAALVQAGLAEDPMTLMRGGSWTRCSLNILVLGAPTTLLGLWVLRGLAPTRALEAGFATGALAGGVAATVYGLHCAESTFVFVGLWYSLGVLGCAALGAVIGRWVLRW from the coding sequence ATGCGGACCGATGACCTGATCGACGCGCTGGCCGCCGATGCCGGACCGCCGCCCGGCGCTCCGCCGGCGGGACGTTTCGGCCTGCTGGCAGGCCTTGGCGCGCTTCTGGCCCTCTTTGGCGTCCTGGCCTGGCTGAAGGTCCGTCCGGACCTGATGCAGGTCATGCATGGCAGCTTCTTCTGGCTGAAGGCGGGTTATACCGGCGCTCTGGGCCTGGCCGGGTTCCTGGCGGTCGAGCGCCTGGCGCGGCCGACCGGATCGCCCCGCCGGGGCTTGCTGCTGGGCCTGATCGTCCTGATCGCCTTCGGACTGGCGGCGCTGGTCCAGGCCGGGCTGGCGGAAGATCCGATGACCCTGATGCGCGGCGGATCCTGGACCCGTTGCTCCCTGAACATCCTGGTGCTGGGCGCGCCGACCACCCTGCTGGGCCTCTGGGTCCTGCGCGGCCTGGCCCCGACCCGAGCCCTTGAGGCCGGTTTCGCGACCGGAGCCCTCGCCGGCGGCGTCGCGGCGACGGTCTATGGCCTGCACTGCGCAGAAAGCACCTTTGTCTTTGTCGGGCTCTGGTACAGCCTGGGCGTGCTGGGCTGTGCCGCCCTGGGCGCGGTAATCGGGCGCTGGGTGCTGCGCTGGTAA
- a CDS encoding sigma-70 family RNA polymerase sigma factor gives MTDTETRLKALMLRGLEGDAPAYRECLALLGVRLRAYFARRMSGAPGDVEDLVQETLLAVHIKRATWDSSQSFTAWAHAVARYKLIDHWRRRKIRHTLPLEDHTEFLAAEEHDPGVGLELDRALASLPDRQRILVSDVKLAGLSLAEAGARAGISEGAAKVALHRALKALAERMRHADR, from the coding sequence GTGACGGACACCGAGACCCGACTGAAGGCTCTGATGCTGCGCGGGCTTGAGGGCGATGCCCCGGCCTATCGCGAGTGTCTGGCCCTGCTGGGCGTTCGTCTGCGCGCCTATTTTGCGCGCCGGATGTCCGGTGCGCCCGGTGATGTGGAGGATCTGGTGCAGGAGACGCTCTTGGCGGTGCACATCAAGCGGGCGACCTGGGACAGCTCCCAGTCGTTCACCGCCTGGGCGCATGCCGTGGCGCGCTACAAGCTGATCGACCACTGGCGGCGTCGCAAGATCCGCCACACCCTGCCGCTGGAAGACCACACCGAGTTCCTGGCCGCTGAAGAGCATGACCCGGGTGTCGGGCTGGAGCTCGATCGCGCCCTGGCCAGCCTCCCCGACCGCCAGCGTATTCTGGTCAGCGACGTCAAGCTGGCCGGCCTGAGCCTGGCCGAGGCCGGTGCGCGGGCGGGTATTTCCGAGGGCGCGGCCAAGGTCGCCCTGCATCGGGCCCTGAAGGCTCTCGCCGAAAGGATGCGCCATGCGGACCGATGA
- a CDS encoding DUF2282 domain-containing protein, with amino-acid sequence MNRTTATAAFAAVLALSAGAAMAADDMAAKKPAMEKCYGVSKAAENDCKAGAGTSCAGTSKVDYQGDAWKHVAKGTCTTIKTPKGMGSLTPKTM; translated from the coding sequence ATGAACCGCACCACCGCAACCGCCGCCTTCGCCGCCGTTCTCGCCCTCTCGGCCGGCGCTGCCATGGCCGCCGACGATATGGCCGCCAAGAAGCCCGCCATGGAAAAGTGCTACGGCGTGTCCAAGGCCGCCGAAAATGACTGCAAGGCCGGCGCGGGCACCTCGTGCGCCGGCACCTCCAAGGTCGACTACCAGGGCGACGCCTGGAAGCACGTGGCCAAGGGCACCTGCACCACCATCAAGACCCCCAAGGGCATGGGCTCGCTGACGCCGAAGACGATGTAA
- a CDS encoding DUF692 domain-containing protein: MTPAAGLGLKPQHYAEALAATDQGLWFEVHPENYMSAGGPRLSALAEIRQNHPLSLHGVGLSLAADADPDPEHLSALRKLVDRFEPFVVSEHLAWSSHRGIHQPDLLPFPRTHVALARIAGSISRMQDALGRRVLIENPSLYLPLTGHDLDETDFLATLVSRTGCGLLVDVNNVFVSASNLGYGAEAYLDALPAEAIGEIHLAGHGPDEGGSGLLIDTHGAPVAEAVWTLFERLIDRIGPRPTLIERDDDVPAFAVLMAERARAQVLLEAGASTHV, encoded by the coding sequence ATGACCCCCGCCGCCGGCCTTGGCCTGAAACCCCAGCACTATGCCGAGGCCCTGGCGGCGACGGACCAGGGCCTGTGGTTCGAGGTCCATCCGGAAAACTACATGTCGGCGGGCGGACCCAGGCTCTCGGCCCTGGCGGAGATCCGCCAGAACCATCCCCTGTCGCTGCATGGCGTCGGCCTGTCCCTGGCCGCTGATGCCGATCCGGACCCTGAACATCTGTCCGCCCTGCGGAAACTGGTCGACCGCTTTGAGCCCTTTGTGGTCTCCGAGCACCTGGCCTGGTCGAGCCACCGCGGCATCCATCAGCCGGACCTTCTGCCCTTTCCCCGCACCCACGTCGCCCTGGCCCGCATCGCCGGCAGTATCAGCCGAATGCAGGATGCCCTCGGCCGCAGGGTGCTGATCGAAAACCCCTCGCTCTATCTGCCCCTGACGGGTCACGACCTGGACGAGACCGATTTCCTCGCGACCCTGGTCAGCCGAACCGGCTGCGGCCTGCTGGTCGACGTCAACAATGTCTTCGTCAGCGCCAGCAACCTCGGCTACGGGGCCGAAGCCTATCTCGACGCCCTGCCCGCTGAGGCCATCGGCGAGATTCACCTCGCCGGACATGGTCCCGACGAGGGCGGTTCGGGCCTGCTGATCGACACTCACGGCGCGCCGGTCGCCGAGGCCGTATGGACACTGTTTGAGCGCCTGATCGACCGGATCGGGCCGCGCCCCACCCTGATCGAACGCGATGACGACGTGCCCGCCTTCGCCGTGCTGATGGCCGAGCGGGCCCGGGCCCAGGTCCTGCTTGAAGCCGGAGCCTCGACCCATGTCTGA
- a CDS encoding DNA-binding domain-containing protein: protein MSELQAFQDAFVAALNGSTSDLDPWLQGQAAGEPGLSVYRNTIARGCVDALAANFSSVLALVGEDWFRAAAARFAREVPPSRAALLDYGEAFPAWLDHFPPAQDLPYLSGVAHLDRLWTEALFAAEAPQLSAEAFATLSPESLAGARVALHPSVRFAAFEAGLPSLWQAVRDGREDLDLSDTAEGLLVYRRDGSVAWRVVGPADCAFLAACRRDQTLAVAIGLAAEADPLADLQTLFSALIADGVFRDLKTGI, encoded by the coding sequence ATGTCTGAGCTGCAGGCTTTTCAGGACGCCTTCGTGGCAGCGCTTAACGGTTCCACCTCGGATCTGGACCCATGGCTGCAGGGCCAGGCCGCCGGCGAGCCGGGCCTTTCGGTCTATCGCAACACGATCGCGCGGGGCTGTGTCGACGCCCTGGCCGCCAATTTTTCTTCGGTCCTGGCCCTGGTCGGCGAGGACTGGTTCCGCGCCGCCGCCGCCCGGTTTGCCCGCGAGGTCCCGCCCAGCCGCGCGGCCCTGCTCGACTATGGCGAGGCCTTCCCCGCCTGGCTGGACCACTTTCCGCCGGCCCAGGACCTGCCCTATCTGAGCGGCGTCGCCCATCTGGACCGGCTGTGGACCGAGGCCCTGTTCGCGGCTGAGGCCCCGCAACTGTCGGCAGAGGCCTTTGCGACCCTCTCGCCCGAGAGTCTGGCCGGGGCCCGTGTGGCTCTGCATCCCAGCGTTCGCTTCGCCGCCTTCGAGGCGGGTCTGCCCAGCCTGTGGCAGGCGGTCCGCGACGGCCGCGAAGATCTGGATCTGTCCGACACCGCCGAGGGCCTGCTGGTCTACCGGCGCGACGGGTCGGTGGCCTGGCGCGTCGTCGGCCCTGCCGACTGCGCGTTTCTCGCCGCGTGCCGGCGGGACCAGACCCTGGCCGTGGCCATCGGCCTGGCGGCAGAGGCTGATCCCCTGGCTGACCTACAAACCCTCTTCTCCGCCCTGATCGCCGACGGCGTCTTCAGGGACCTCAAGACCGGAATCTGA
- a CDS encoding DoxX family protein, with protein MTHALLKPFDQLAQIAGKVLPDDVLTLVARLGVAGVFWLSGRTKVDGLLHITDGTYSLFADEYALPLIPSDIAAHLATYSEHLFSILLVLGLFTRLSALAFLGMTLVIEIFVYPDAWSTHLSWAGLLLLILAKGGGRFSLDRLLRVA; from the coding sequence ATGACCCACGCCCTTCTGAAGCCTTTCGACCAGCTGGCCCAGATCGCCGGCAAGGTCCTGCCTGACGACGTCCTGACCCTGGTCGCCCGCCTGGGCGTGGCCGGCGTGTTCTGGCTCTCGGGTCGCACCAAGGTCGACGGCCTGCTGCACATCACCGACGGCACCTATTCCCTGTTCGCCGACGAATATGCCCTGCCCCTGATCCCGTCGGACATCGCTGCCCATCTGGCGACCTATTCGGAGCACCTGTTCTCGATCCTGCTGGTGCTGGGCCTGTTCACCAGACTGTCGGCCCTGGCCTTTCTGGGCATGACCCTGGTCATCGAGATCTTCGTCTATCCCGATGCCTGGAGCACCCATCTGTCATGGGCGGGCCTCTTGCTGCTGATCCTCGCCAAGGGCGGCGGTCGGTTCAGCCTGGATCGCCTTTTGCGCGTTGCCTGA
- a CDS encoding response regulator yields MGFATTNAELTFNFGEANVLIVDENAGFMDVTSLMLSSFGFRKLHRCPSLGESHAFCQDLEADLILVDPFPRTEEGLALIRDLRGRQQPTDPPLVVIIVTGHTPRDLIQKARAVGADYVVAKPFSPATLLDRILWSASPATERSLGGENPGQAGHAAETVDPLQQAAQALLQ; encoded by the coding sequence ATGGGCTTTGCGACGACGAACGCGGAACTGACCTTCAATTTCGGAGAGGCCAACGTCCTGATCGTGGACGAGAATGCCGGTTTCATGGACGTCACCAGCCTGATGCTGTCCAGTTTCGGGTTCCGGAAACTGCACCGTTGTCCAAGCCTGGGCGAGAGCCATGCCTTCTGCCAGGACCTCGAAGCCGACCTGATCCTGGTCGATCCCTTTCCGCGGACCGAGGAGGGCCTGGCCCTGATCCGCGATCTGCGCGGACGCCAGCAGCCGACGGATCCGCCGCTGGTGGTGATCATCGTCACCGGTCACACGCCGCGCGACCTGATCCAGAAGGCCCGGGCGGTGGGGGCCGATTATGTGGTGGCAAAGCCCTTCTCACCGGCCACCCTGCTGGACCGCATTCTGTGGAGCGCGTCGCCGGCCACAGAACGCAGCCTGGGCGGGGAAAATCCGGGCCAGGCCGGCCACGCGGCGGAGACCGTCGATCCCCTGCAGCAAGCCGCCCAGGCCCTGCTGCAATGA
- a CDS encoding Hpt domain-containing protein produces MTALSRLTRYIDLPDGLDPQEALCRANDSLESHRSSALKVIDQALAELVEGGNQASLETLARLSDSIGGLAGMFQMDALGQAAKRLCDIVRLFQLRGTSAPALIDLHIAALRLVRSHPDSAQATELLRGLDRIAAREAKGPGAATG; encoded by the coding sequence ATGACCGCCCTGAGCCGTCTGACCCGCTATATTGACCTGCCGGACGGGCTGGACCCGCAAGAAGCCCTCTGCCGGGCCAATGACAGTCTCGAATCCCATCGGAGCTCGGCCCTGAAGGTGATCGATCAGGCGCTCGCCGAACTGGTCGAAGGGGGAAACCAGGCCTCTCTTGAGACCCTGGCGCGCCTTTCCGACAGTATCGGCGGCCTGGCCGGCATGTTCCAGATGGACGCCCTGGGCCAGGCCGCCAAGCGGCTCTGTGATATCGTTCGCCTGTTCCAGCTGCGCGGAACCTCAGCGCCGGCCCTGATCGACCTGCATATCGCGGCCCTGCGCCTGGTCCGCAGTCATCCCGATTCGGCCCAGGCCACCGAACTGCTCCGAGGCCTGGACAGGATCGCCGCCCGCGAGGCCAAAGGCCCCGGAGCGGCGACCGGCTGA
- a CDS encoding DUF2799 domain-containing protein — MRSFLLISLAASGLALAGCATISQEACLQGDWAGLGFKDGQAGHPQSRLDDHAKACAKSGVSPDPAPYFAARAQGLRLYCTPERGFTEGRLGHSYAGVCPEPAAGDFVVAYSDGRLIHEAESRLRRAESDRASADRRAEKRDREARGVEDELRNPALNDEQKRELRDRLNRLRSERRDAIEDGRRADWAIRDAEREVSALEHRFRPIYRGW, encoded by the coding sequence ATGCGTTCGTTTCTGTTGATTTCCCTTGCGGCCAGCGGCCTGGCCCTGGCGGGTTGCGCCACCATCAGCCAGGAGGCCTGCCTGCAGGGCGACTGGGCCGGCCTTGGCTTCAAGGATGGTCAGGCCGGCCATCCGCAAAGCCGTCTCGACGACCATGCCAAGGCCTGCGCCAAGAGCGGCGTGTCTCCCGATCCTGCACCCTATTTCGCCGCCAGGGCCCAGGGCCTGAGGCTCTACTGCACCCCGGAACGCGGCTTTACGGAAGGGCGGCTGGGTCACAGCTATGCCGGGGTCTGCCCCGAGCCGGCGGCCGGCGACTTCGTCGTGGCCTATTCTGACGGCCGCCTGATCCATGAGGCCGAGTCACGGCTGCGGCGAGCGGAATCGGATCGGGCCAGTGCCGACCGCCGCGCGGAAAAGCGCGATCGTGAGGCGCGGGGCGTCGAGGATGAACTGCGTAACCCGGCCCTGAACGACGAGCAGAAGCGCGAACTGCGCGATCGGCTGAACCGCCTGCGCAGCGAGCGCCGTGACGCCATCGAGGACGGTCGCCGGGCCGACTGGGCCATTCGTGATGCGGAGCGTGAGGTTAGCGCCCTCGAACACCGGTTCAGGCCCATCTATCGCGGCTGGTAA
- a CDS encoding TspO/MBR family protein, whose translation MTILKGRHHRPSTRPGREAFEVEAETEAHPAAQIALGALLAGGAILAALAMGRRHEAVLDDAMYAVEFAEMHEPVAHQPKPLTSLLLPPLFIAMTLSGLRTWNAPASPARTRALTLWSLTQGFNALWLGLGARRLGGQAAAATASLAASTAYAVEASKVGGGTGPDLGWLGVANALSAQIWGRGTGQGQTLH comes from the coding sequence ATGACCATCCTGAAAGGCAGACACCATCGACCCTCCACGCGCCCGGGCCGCGAGGCCTTCGAGGTTGAGGCCGAGACCGAGGCTCATCCTGCCGCCCAGATCGCCCTTGGGGCCTTGCTGGCGGGCGGAGCGATCCTGGCGGCCCTCGCCATGGGCCGGCGACATGAGGCGGTCCTGGACGACGCCATGTACGCGGTCGAGTTCGCCGAGATGCACGAACCGGTCGCCCATCAGCCCAAGCCCCTGACCAGCCTGCTCCTGCCGCCCCTGTTTATTGCCATGACCCTGTCCGGCCTGCGCACCTGGAATGCCCCGGCCAGTCCGGCCCGGACGCGGGCCCTGACCCTCTGGAGCCTGACCCAGGGCTTCAATGCCCTGTGGCTGGGTCTGGGGGCCAGGCGGCTGGGCGGCCAGGCCGCTGCGGCGACCGCATCCCTGGCCGCCTCAACGGCCTATGCGGTCGAGGCCAGCAAGGTGGGGGGCGGGACAGGTCCGGACCTGGGCTGGCTGGGTGTGGCCAATGCCCTGTCCGCCCAGATCTGGGGACGCGGCACCGGACAGGGCCAGACCCTTCACTAG
- a CDS encoding GNAT family N-acetyltransferase has translation MRPSLRDARPEEIEALRAIERASSQRFIGVMDDLAADEPTSAEALVARIDAEGLLVATDADVPIAFVMFRPVEDGLYIEQIDVLPDFAGQRLGARLLDAVSDKARVRGLKVLTLSTFRDIPWNAPWYRRLGFVDIAEADLTPGLSAIRQAHVARGLDESARTFMRRPV, from the coding sequence ATGAGACCCAGTCTGCGCGACGCCCGTCCAGAAGAGATCGAAGCCTTGCGCGCGATCGAGCGGGCCTCATCCCAGCGCTTCATCGGCGTGATGGACGACCTGGCCGCCGATGAGCCGACATCGGCCGAGGCTTTGGTGGCACGCATCGACGCTGAGGGCCTTCTGGTCGCCACAGATGCTGATGTGCCGATCGCCTTCGTGATGTTTCGGCCTGTCGAGGACGGGCTCTATATCGAACAGATCGACGTCCTCCCTGACTTCGCCGGCCAGAGACTTGGCGCGCGACTGCTGGACGCTGTTTCAGACAAGGCCCGGGTGCGCGGGCTGAAGGTCCTGACCCTGTCAACCTTCCGCGACATTCCGTGGAATGCGCCCTGGTATCGGCGCCTGGGGTTTGTCGATATCGCCGAGGCCGACCTGACACCGGGCCTGTCAGCCATCCGTCAGGCCCATGTGGCCCGCGGGCTGGACGAGTCCGCCCGGACCTTCATGCGCCGTCCTGTCTAA
- a CDS encoding transcriptional regulator — protein MKRSSTPFLNRHQLSLGADYALRLIRIFSDVFDGDLGLALVFITAAQAGTEHLRERDDYVDLITGEFFPDDLRRPISVSALSRAVGLPVETTRRHVVKLAASGFVERTGSGGVLVTSACLTRDEIREAGLLNQSAMAVLVKSLKRAPRNR, from the coding sequence ATGAAACGAAGCTCGACGCCGTTCCTTAATCGCCATCAGCTCAGCCTCGGCGCGGACTATGCGCTGCGTCTGATCCGGATATTCAGCGATGTGTTCGACGGTGATCTGGGCCTGGCCCTGGTGTTCATCACGGCGGCCCAGGCGGGCACCGAACACCTGCGCGAACGCGATGACTATGTCGATCTGATCACCGGCGAGTTCTTTCCCGACGACCTGCGCCGGCCGATCAGCGTCTCGGCCCTGTCCCGGGCCGTGGGTCTGCCGGTGGAGACGACCCGCCGTCATGTGGTCAAGCTGGCCGCGTCCGGTTTTGTGGAGCGCACAGGCTCGGGCGGGGTCCTGGTGACCTCCGCCTGTCTGACCCGGGACGAGATCCGCGAGGCGGGGCTGCTGAACCAGTCCGCCATGGCGGTCCTGGTCAAGAGCCTCAAGCGTGCGCCGCGCAACCGCTGA